From the genome of Colwellia psychrerythraea 34H, one region includes:
- the rplA gene encoding 50S ribosomal protein L1 codes for MAKLSKRARLIREKVDVTKEYDINEAVSLLKEFATANFRESVDVAVNLGIDARKSDQNVRGATVLPNGTGREVRVAVFTQGENAEKAKAAGADIVGMEDLAAQVKAGEMNFDVVIASPDAMRVVGQLGQILGPRGLMPNPKVGTVTPDVAGAVKNAKSGQIRYRNDKNGIIHTTIGKADFEPAQLQENLESLLEALKKAKPANAKGQYLKKVSLSTTMGAGVVVNQATLTQA; via the coding sequence ATGGCTAAATTATCAAAACGCGCTCGTCTTATCCGTGAAAAAGTAGACGTAACAAAAGAATATGATATCAATGAAGCAGTTTCTTTATTAAAAGAATTTGCTACAGCTAACTTCCGTGAAAGCGTTGATGTTGCTGTAAATCTTGGTATTGACGCTCGTAAATCAGATCAAAACGTTCGTGGCGCTACAGTATTACCAAATGGTACTGGTCGTGAAGTACGTGTTGCTGTATTTACACAAGGCGAAAACGCAGAGAAAGCTAAAGCAGCTGGTGCTGACATCGTTGGTATGGAAGATTTAGCCGCGCAAGTAAAAGCCGGTGAAATGAACTTCGACGTTGTTATTGCTTCTCCAGATGCAATGCGTGTTGTTGGTCAACTAGGTCAAATCTTAGGCCCTCGTGGTTTAATGCCTAACCCTAAAGTTGGTACAGTAACTCCTGACGTAGCTGGCGCTGTTAAAAACGCTAAGTCTGGTCAGATCCGTTACCGCAACGACAAGAACGGTATCATCCATACTACTATTGGTAAGGCTGATTTCGAACCTGCACAATTGCAAGAAAACTTAGAGTCTTTGCTAGAAGCGCTTAAAAAAGCAAAACCTGCAAATGCTAAAGGTCAATACTTGAAGAAAGTTTCTCTTTCTACAACTATGGGTGCCGGCGTTGTCGTCAACCAAGCAACACTAACTCAAGCTTAA
- the rpoC gene encoding DNA-directed RNA polymerase subunit beta' yields MKDLLKFLKQQNQTEDFDGIRIGLASPDLVRSWSFGEVKKPETINYRTFKPERDGLFCARIFGPVKDYECLCGKYKRLKHRGVICEKCGVEVTLTKVRRDRMGHIELASPVAHIWFLKSLPSRIGLLLDMTLRDIERVLYFESYVVTEPGMTTLEKSQILTEEEYLDALEEHGDEFDALMGAEAVLALLQQIDLDGEVAQMREELPEIGSETKRKKITKRLKLMEAFAASGNKPEWMIMNVLPILPPDLRPLVPLDGGRFATSDLNDLYRRVINRNNRLKRLLDLVAPDIIVRNEKRMLQESVDALLDNGRRGRAITGSNKRPLKSLADMIKGKQGRFRQNLLGKRVDYSGRSVITVGPTLKLHQCGLPKKMALELFKPFIYGKLEARGLATTIKAAKKLVEREGAEVWDVLDEVIREHPVMLNRAPTLHRLGIQAFEPVLIEGKAIHLHPLVCAAYNADFDGDQMAVHVPLTIEAQMEARTLMMSTNNVLAPANGEPIIVPSQDVVLGLYYLTRFRINGLGEGMYFTDEKEVEKAYRTGVAELHARIKVRITEHVKNADGEWEPVTKLRDTTVGRAIMWQVCPKGLPYDLIDKPLGKKPISKLINHAYRNLGLKETVMFADQIMYTGFHYAMIAGCSVGIDDMVIPEAKYTIVEDSEAEVAEIQAQFDQGLVTAGEKYNKVIDIWSSANEKVSKAMMDNLSKEMVMNRDGEMEEQDSFNSIFMMADSGARGSAAQIRQLAGMRGLMAKPDGSIIETPIKANFREGLTVLQYFISTHGARKGLADTALKTANSGYLTRRLVDVAQDLVVTNHDCGTHDGLLMTPLIEGGDVVEPLRERVLGRVVCDDVLIPGTDEVLLPRNTLIDEALCDVIEDNSVDQIKVRSIITCKTDFGICANCYGRDLARGHMINQGEAIGVVAAQSIGEPGTQLTMRTFHIGGAASRATAESSVQVKNTGTLKLQNAKFVTNSEKHLVITSRSSELTIIDEMGREKERYKVPYGSVLSKNDGEAVNSGDTIANWDPHTHPIITEVAGKVQFVDLADGVTMVRQTDELTGLSSIVITDAAQRNATGKEMRPALKLVDAKGKEVMIAGTEIPALYYLPGNAIVNLEDGADVGVGDALARIPQASSKTRDITGGLPRVADLFEARKPKLPAILAEKTGVVAFGKETKGKVRLLITQPSGEVYEEMIPKTRLLNIYEGEPVIKGEVIADGPESPHDILRLRGVAPVANYIVNEVQEVYRLQGVKINDKHIEVIVRQMIRKCEILDAGDSTFLKGEQVEVARVNISNRELEAEGKQPAEYEMQMMGITKASLATESFISAASFQETTRVLTEAAVAGKKDGLRGLKENVIVGRLIPAGTGYSYHQERARRKAAALAPAVESTVSADDAEKALTDALNSDLLSGNH; encoded by the coding sequence GTGAAAGATTTACTTAAGTTTCTTAAGCAACAGAATCAAACCGAAGATTTCGATGGTATTCGCATCGGATTAGCGTCGCCAGATTTGGTACGTTCTTGGTCATTTGGTGAAGTTAAAAAGCCAGAAACCATTAACTATCGTACTTTTAAGCCAGAACGTGACGGTTTATTCTGTGCGCGTATTTTTGGCCCAGTAAAAGACTATGAATGTCTTTGTGGCAAATACAAACGCTTAAAGCATCGTGGTGTTATCTGTGAAAAATGTGGCGTAGAAGTTACATTGACTAAAGTTCGTCGTGACCGTATGGGTCATATCGAATTAGCAAGTCCAGTGGCTCACATTTGGTTCTTAAAATCATTACCATCACGTATTGGTTTACTACTTGATATGACGTTACGTGATATTGAGCGTGTGCTTTATTTCGAATCATATGTTGTAACCGAACCTGGTATGACAACATTAGAAAAAAGCCAAATTCTAACGGAAGAAGAATATCTTGATGCGTTAGAAGAACACGGTGATGAATTTGATGCCTTAATGGGTGCTGAAGCGGTATTAGCTTTACTACAACAAATTGATTTAGACGGTGAAGTAGCGCAAATGCGTGAAGAGTTACCAGAAATCGGTAGTGAAACTAAACGTAAAAAAATCACTAAGCGTTTAAAATTAATGGAAGCATTCGCTGCTTCAGGCAACAAGCCTGAGTGGATGATTATGAATGTTTTACCAATTTTACCGCCTGATTTACGTCCGTTGGTACCATTAGATGGTGGTCGTTTTGCGACTTCTGATCTTAATGATCTATACCGTCGTGTTATTAACCGTAACAACCGTTTAAAACGTCTTCTAGATTTAGTTGCACCAGATATTATCGTACGTAACGAAAAACGTATGTTGCAAGAGTCTGTTGATGCATTATTAGATAATGGTCGTCGTGGTCGAGCTATTACGGGTTCTAACAAACGTCCTCTTAAATCTCTTGCCGATATGATTAAAGGTAAGCAAGGTCGTTTCCGTCAGAATTTACTAGGTAAACGTGTTGATTACTCTGGTCGTTCAGTAATCACTGTTGGTCCTACGCTTAAACTACATCAGTGTGGTTTGCCTAAGAAAATGGCACTTGAATTATTCAAGCCATTTATCTACGGTAAATTAGAAGCACGTGGTTTAGCAACTACAATTAAAGCTGCTAAGAAATTAGTTGAACGTGAAGGCGCTGAAGTTTGGGATGTACTTGATGAAGTAATCCGTGAACATCCAGTTATGCTTAACCGTGCACCAACACTTCATAGATTGGGTATCCAAGCTTTTGAACCTGTGTTGATTGAAGGTAAAGCAATTCACCTTCATCCACTAGTTTGTGCGGCATACAATGCCGATTTCGATGGTGACCAAATGGCGGTACACGTACCGTTGACAATCGAAGCACAAATGGAAGCACGTACGTTGATGATGTCAACGAACAACGTTCTAGCACCGGCTAACGGTGAGCCAATCATAGTACCATCGCAGGATGTTGTATTAGGCCTTTATTACCTAACACGTTTTCGTATAAACGGTTTAGGCGAAGGCATGTACTTTACTGACGAAAAAGAAGTAGAAAAGGCATACCGTACAGGTGTTGCTGAACTTCATGCTCGTATTAAAGTTCGTATTACCGAGCACGTTAAAAATGCTGATGGTGAATGGGAACCAGTAACTAAGTTACGTGATACTACAGTTGGTCGCGCAATTATGTGGCAAGTATGTCCTAAGGGCTTACCTTATGACCTAATTGACAAGCCACTTGGTAAAAAACCAATTTCAAAACTGATTAACCATGCTTACCGTAACTTAGGTTTGAAAGAAACAGTAATGTTTGCTGATCAAATCATGTATACAGGTTTCCATTACGCGATGATTGCAGGTTGTTCTGTTGGTATCGACGATATGGTTATTCCTGAAGCTAAGTATACGATTGTAGAAGATTCAGAAGCTGAAGTTGCTGAAATTCAAGCCCAGTTTGACCAAGGTCTAGTAACTGCCGGTGAGAAGTACAACAAAGTAATCGATATTTGGTCATCTGCTAACGAAAAAGTTTCGAAAGCGATGATGGATAACCTTTCGAAAGAAATGGTTATGAACAGAGATGGCGAAATGGAAGAACAAGATTCTTTCAACTCAATCTTTATGATGGCTGACTCGGGTGCTCGTGGTAGTGCTGCACAGATTCGTCAATTAGCGGGTATGCGTGGTTTGATGGCTAAACCAGATGGTTCAATCATCGAAACGCCAATCAAAGCTAACTTCCGTGAAGGTCTGACTGTATTACAATACTTCATCTCAACTCATGGTGCGCGTAAAGGTCTTGCCGATACGGCACTTAAAACAGCTAACTCGGGTTATCTAACTCGTCGTTTAGTTGATGTTGCACAAGATTTGGTTGTTACTAACCATGACTGTGGTACACATGACGGTTTATTAATGACGCCACTAATCGAAGGTGGTGATGTTGTTGAGCCATTACGCGAACGTGTTCTAGGTCGTGTCGTGTGTGATGACGTATTAATTCCAGGTACTGATGAAGTATTACTTCCACGTAATACACTAATTGATGAAGCACTCTGTGATGTTATTGAAGACAACTCAGTAGATCAAATCAAAGTACGTTCAATCATTACTTGTAAGACTGACTTTGGTATTTGTGCTAATTGTTACGGTCGTGATTTGGCTCGTGGCCATATGATCAACCAAGGTGAAGCTATTGGTGTAGTTGCTGCACAATCAATTGGTGAACCTGGTACACAGTTAACAATGCGTACGTTCCATATCGGTGGTGCTGCATCTCGTGCTACTGCTGAAAGCAGCGTACAAGTTAAAAACACAGGTACTTTGAAATTACAAAACGCTAAGTTTGTAACAAACTCAGAGAAACATCTCGTAATTACGTCTCGTTCATCAGAGTTAACAATCATTGATGAAATGGGCCGTGAGAAAGAACGTTATAAAGTTCCTTACGGTTCTGTACTTTCTAAGAATGATGGCGAAGCAGTGAACTCTGGCGATACTATCGCTAACTGGGACCCACATACGCATCCTATCATCACGGAAGTGGCAGGTAAGGTTCAATTCGTTGACCTAGCTGATGGCGTAACTATGGTTCGCCAAACTGATGAGTTAACTGGTTTATCAAGTATCGTTATTACTGACGCTGCACAACGTAATGCAACAGGTAAAGAAATGCGTCCAGCATTGAAGCTTGTTGATGCGAAAGGCAAAGAAGTAATGATTGCTGGTACTGAAATTCCGGCACTTTACTATCTTCCAGGTAATGCGATTGTTAACCTTGAAGATGGCGCGGATGTTGGCGTTGGTGATGCACTAGCTCGTATACCACAAGCAAGTTCAAAAACTCGTGATATTACCGGTGGTCTTCCTCGTGTAGCTGATTTATTTGAAGCACGTAAACCTAAACTTCCTGCGATACTTGCAGAGAAAACGGGTGTTGTTGCTTTCGGTAAAGAAACCAAAGGTAAAGTACGCTTATTGATTACTCAGCCTAGCGGTGAAGTTTACGAAGAGATGATCCCGAAAACGCGTCTATTGAATATCTATGAAGGTGAGCCAGTAATCAAAGGTGAAGTTATTGCCGATGGTCCTGAATCTCCACATGATATCTTGCGTTTACGTGGTGTTGCACCAGTTGCTAACTACATCGTTAACGAAGTACAAGAAGTTTACCGTCTACAGGGTGTTAAGATTAACGATAAGCACATTGAAGTTATCGTACGTCAAATGATCCGTAAGTGTGAAATTCTTGATGCAGGTGATTCTACTTTCCTTAAAGGCGAACAAGTTGAAGTGGCGCGAGTTAATATCTCAAACCGTGAACTTGAAGCTGAAGGTAAGCAACCAGCTGAATATGAAATGCAGATGATGGGTATTACTAAAGCATCATTGGCAACTGAATCATTCATTTCAGCGGCGTCTTTCCAAGAAACAACACGTGTACTTACTGAAGCTGCTGTTGCAGGTAAGAAAGATGGTCTACGTGGCTTGAAAGAAAACGTTATCGTTGGTCGTTTAATCCCAGCAGGTACAGGTTATTCGTACCATCAAGAACGAGCAAGACGTAAAGCTGCTGCTTTAGCACCAGCGGTTGAATCTACTGTTTCAGCTGATGATGCAGAAAAAGCATTAACTGATGCCTTAAATTCAGATTTACTGTCAGGTAATCATTAA
- the rpsL gene encoding 30S ribosomal protein S12 yields the protein MATINQLVRKPRVRQVTKSNVPALQACPQRRGVCTRVYTTTPKKPNSALRKVARVRLTNGFEVTSYIGGEGHNLQEHSVILIRGGRVKDLPGVRYHTVRGALDCSGVSDRRQGRSKYGAKRPKS from the coding sequence ATGGCAACTATTAACCAACTAGTACGCAAACCACGTGTTAGACAAGTAACAAAAAGTAACGTTCCAGCGTTACAAGCTTGTCCACAACGTCGTGGCGTTTGTACTCGTGTGTATACTACTACACCAAAAAAACCTAACTCAGCTTTACGTAAAGTAGCTCGTGTTCGTTTAACTAACGGCTTCGAAGTAACTTCATACATCGGTGGTGAAGGTCACAACTTACAAGAGCATAGCGTGATTTTAATCCGTGGTGGTCGTGTTAAAGATTTACCAGGTGTGCGTTATCACACTGTTCGTGGCGCGCTAGATTGTTCTGGTGTAAGCGATAGAAGACAAGGCCGTTCTAAATACGGTGCTAAACGACCTAAATCTTAA
- the rplJ gene encoding 50S ribosomal protein L10, with product MAINLDDKKAIVAEVQEAANGAHSVVIADARGVAVEAITVLRKQARENGVWMKVVRNTLARRAVEGTEFECVSDVFKGPSLIAFSSDHPGAAARLFTDFAKANENFELKAAAFEGNAVDVNMLAKLPTYDEAISRLMSVMKEASAGKLARTFAAIRDQKEQEAA from the coding sequence ATGGCTATCAATCTTGATGACAAAAAAGCAATTGTTGCTGAAGTTCAAGAAGCTGCTAATGGCGCTCACTCAGTTGTAATCGCGGATGCCCGTGGTGTTGCAGTTGAAGCAATTACTGTATTGCGTAAGCAAGCACGTGAAAATGGTGTATGGATGAAAGTTGTCCGTAACACATTAGCACGTCGTGCAGTAGAAGGTACTGAATTTGAATGTGTTTCTGACGTATTCAAAGGTCCTTCATTAATTGCTTTTTCAAGTGATCACCCAGGTGCTGCTGCACGTTTATTCACAGATTTCGCTAAAGCTAACGAAAACTTTGAATTAAAAGCAGCTGCATTTGAAGGCAACGCAGTAGACGTAAATATGTTAGCTAAGCTACCTACTTACGACGAAGCGATTTCACGTTTGATGAGCGTTATGAAAGAAGCATCTGCAGGCAAATTAGCCCGCACGTTTGCTGCTATACGCGATCAGAAAGAACAGGAAGCTGCATAG
- the rpoB gene encoding DNA-directed RNA polymerase subunit beta yields MAYSYFEKKRIRKDFGKSVQVMEYPFLLSIQLDSFRKFIDTDPTGETGLEAAFRSIFPIKAYSGSSELQYVSYRLGEPLFDVKECQIRGVTYSAPLRVKLRLVVYDKEAAAGTVKDIKEQEVYMGEIPLMTDNGTFVINGTERVIVSQLHRSPGVFFDHDKGKTHSSGKVLYNARVIPYRGSWLDFEFDPKDNLFVRIDRRRKLPASIILRALEYSTEEILAMFYDTTDYTIKGDKLIMDLIPERLRGETAIFDISIKKGEVLVESGRRITARHIRALSKAKLEKLEVPADYIVGRVLSKAYIDKSTGEVIAEANAIITLELLAELSQAGHKVLSTLYMNEFDVGSYMSDTLRVDSSTNKLEALVEVYRMMRPGEPPTKDAAEGLFSNLFFASERYDLSTVGRMKFNRRVGNADDVGTGILSKEDIISVMKTLIGIRDGKGEVDDIDHLGNRRIRSVGEMAENQFRVGLVRVERAVRERLSLGDLDAIMPQDLINAKPISAAVKEFFGSSQLSQFMDQNNPLSEVTHKRRISALGPGGLTRERAGFEVRDVHPTHYGRVCPIETPEGPNIGLINSLSCYARTNDFGFLETPYRKVIDGLVTDEIDYLSAIEEGNFVIAQANAERNDSNKLVQDLVNCRHRNEFILKASAEVQYMDVSPQQIISVAASLIPFLEHDDANRALMGSNMQRQAVPTLRVDKPLVGTGMEKVVAVDSGVTAVAKRGGVVSYVDASRIVVKVNENEMHAGEAGIDIYNLTKYTRSNQNTCINQRPVCRMGEPVVRGDVLADGPSTDMGELALGQNMRIAFMPWNGYNFEDSMLLSERVAIEDRFTTIHIQELTCIARDTKLGSEEITADIPNVGESALSKLDEAGVVYIGAEVNGGDILVGKVTPKGETQLTPEEKLLRAIFGEKAADVKDSSLRVPNSVKGTIIDVQIFTRDGVEKDARAVEIEQMQLKEVKKDLGDELSILEDGIYARTKKLLLSAGLNESDLTSMSRDKWLTQNLADEGQQAELEQIAEQFDNIKEDFDKKFEVKRRKITQGDDLQPGVLKIVKVYLAVKRHIQPGDKMAGRHGNKGVISNVVPVEDMPYDQFGVPVDIVLNPLGVPSRMNIGQILETHLGMACRGIGEKINRMLEAQQEIHKLRNFIQEVYNVGESRQVVDVASFSDDEVLRLAGNLRAGLPIATPAFDGAAEKEIKELFVLADMPQSGQFVLTDGRTGREFERPVTVGYMYMLKLNHLVDDKMHARSTGSYSLVTQQPLGGKAQFGGQRFGEMEVWALEAYGAAYTLQEMLTVKSDDVNGRTKMYKNLVDGDHRMEPGIPESFNVLLKEIRSLGINIELDKD; encoded by the coding sequence ATGGCTTACTCATACTTTGAGAAAAAGCGAATTAGAAAGGACTTTGGTAAAAGCGTACAAGTAATGGAATATCCATTCTTGTTGTCCATCCAACTCGACTCTTTCCGCAAGTTTATTGATACTGATCCAACAGGTGAAACCGGTCTAGAGGCTGCTTTCCGTTCTATTTTCCCAATTAAAGCTTATTCAGGTAGCTCGGAATTACAATATGTAAGCTATCGATTAGGTGAACCGTTATTTGACGTTAAAGAATGTCAAATACGTGGTGTAACTTATTCAGCACCACTGCGTGTTAAGTTACGCTTAGTGGTTTACGATAAAGAAGCCGCAGCAGGTACTGTTAAAGATATCAAAGAACAAGAAGTGTACATGGGCGAAATCCCGTTGATGACAGATAACGGTACTTTCGTAATCAATGGTACTGAGCGTGTTATCGTTTCACAATTACACCGTTCTCCTGGTGTATTCTTTGATCACGATAAAGGTAAAACTCACTCATCAGGTAAAGTATTATATAACGCACGCGTTATTCCTTACCGTGGTTCATGGTTAGACTTTGAATTCGATCCAAAAGATAACTTATTTGTACGTATAGATAGACGTCGTAAATTACCAGCGTCAATTATCTTACGTGCATTAGAATATTCGACTGAAGAAATTTTGGCGATGTTCTATGACACAACTGACTACACCATTAAAGGTGATAAGTTGATCATGGATCTTATCCCTGAACGTCTTCGTGGCGAAACTGCTATTTTTGATATTTCTATCAAGAAGGGTGAAGTATTAGTTGAATCTGGTCGTCGTATTACAGCACGTCATATTCGCGCTTTATCAAAAGCAAAATTGGAAAAACTAGAAGTACCAGCAGATTATATCGTTGGTCGTGTTTTATCAAAAGCTTACATCGACAAATCTACAGGTGAAGTAATTGCTGAAGCAAATGCAATTATCACTTTAGAATTATTAGCCGAGCTTAGCCAAGCGGGCCATAAAGTATTATCTACTTTATACATGAACGAATTTGATGTTGGTTCATACATGTCAGATACACTTCGTGTTGATAGTTCAACTAACAAGCTTGAAGCTTTAGTTGAAGTATACCGCATGATGCGTCCAGGCGAGCCACCAACGAAAGACGCTGCTGAAGGGTTGTTCTCTAACTTATTCTTCGCATCAGAACGCTATGACTTATCAACGGTAGGTCGTATGAAGTTCAACCGTCGTGTTGGCAATGCAGATGATGTTGGTACTGGTATCTTGTCAAAAGAAGATATTATTTCAGTAATGAAAACCTTAATCGGCATTCGTGACGGTAAAGGTGAAGTTGATGATATCGATCACTTAGGTAACCGTCGTATTCGTTCTGTTGGCGAAATGGCTGAAAACCAATTCCGTGTTGGTCTTGTTCGTGTTGAACGTGCAGTTCGTGAGCGCTTAAGTCTTGGTGACTTAGATGCAATCATGCCGCAAGATTTAATCAACGCTAAACCAATTTCTGCGGCAGTGAAAGAGTTCTTTGGCTCATCACAATTGTCACAGTTTATGGATCAGAACAACCCGTTATCAGAAGTAACGCATAAACGTCGTATTTCTGCCTTAGGGCCGGGTGGTTTAACCCGTGAACGTGCTGGTTTTGAAGTACGAGATGTACATCCAACGCATTACGGTCGTGTTTGTCCAATCGAAACGCCAGAGGGTCCAAACATTGGTTTGATCAACTCGCTTTCTTGTTACGCACGAACTAATGATTTTGGTTTCTTAGAAACACCATACCGCAAAGTTATTGACGGTTTAGTGACTGATGAAATTGATTATTTATCAGCGATTGAAGAGGGTAACTTTGTTATCGCTCAGGCGAACGCTGAACGTAATGATAGCAACAAGTTAGTACAAGACTTAGTTAACTGTCGTCATAGAAATGAATTTATCTTAAAAGCTTCTGCTGAAGTTCAATATATGGACGTTTCTCCACAACAAATTATTTCTGTTGCGGCGTCACTTATCCCATTCCTTGAACACGATGATGCAAACAGAGCCTTGATGGGCTCGAACATGCAACGTCAAGCTGTACCTACTTTACGAGTTGATAAACCGCTTGTTGGTACTGGTATGGAAAAAGTAGTAGCTGTTGATTCAGGTGTAACTGCAGTTGCCAAACGTGGTGGTGTAGTTAGCTATGTTGATGCATCGCGCATTGTTGTAAAAGTTAATGAAAATGAAATGCATGCTGGTGAAGCCGGTATTGATATTTATAACTTAACTAAATACACGCGTTCTAACCAAAATACTTGTATCAACCAACGTCCAGTGTGTCGTATGGGTGAGCCAGTTGTACGTGGTGATGTATTAGCGGATGGTCCTTCAACTGATATGGGTGAATTGGCTTTAGGTCAAAACATGCGTATCGCCTTTATGCCGTGGAATGGTTACAACTTTGAAGATTCAATGTTGTTATCTGAACGTGTTGCAATAGAGGATAGATTTACTACTATTCACATTCAAGAGTTAACGTGTATTGCACGTGATACTAAATTGGGTAGTGAAGAAATTACGGCAGATATTCCAAACGTAGGCGAATCAGCATTATCTAAATTAGATGAAGCGGGTGTTGTTTATATTGGTGCTGAAGTAAATGGTGGTGACATCTTAGTAGGTAAAGTTACACCAAAAGGTGAAACACAACTTACGCCAGAAGAAAAACTACTACGAGCAATTTTCGGTGAGAAAGCTGCTGACGTTAAAGATAGTTCATTACGTGTACCTAACTCTGTTAAAGGTACTATCATCGATGTTCAAATATTCACCCGTGACGGCGTTGAAAAAGATGCTCGTGCAGTTGAAATTGAACAAATGCAACTTAAAGAAGTTAAGAAAGATCTTGGCGATGAATTAAGCATTTTAGAAGATGGTATTTACGCACGTACTAAGAAGTTATTGTTATCTGCTGGTTTAAATGAGTCTGACTTAACGTCAATGTCTCGTGACAAGTGGTTAACACAAAACTTAGCTGATGAAGGTCAACAAGCTGAACTTGAGCAAATTGCTGAGCAATTTGATAATATCAAAGAAGATTTTGATAAGAAGTTTGAAGTTAAGCGTCGTAAGATCACTCAAGGTGATGACTTACAACCTGGCGTTTTAAAAATCGTTAAGGTTTACTTAGCTGTTAAACGTCATATTCAGCCTGGTGATAAAATGGCTGGTCGTCATGGTAACAAGGGTGTTATTTCAAACGTAGTACCTGTTGAAGATATGCCATACGATCAATTCGGTGTACCAGTTGATATCGTATTGAACCCGTTAGGTGTTCCATCACGTATGAACATTGGTCAGATCTTAGAAACTCACTTAGGTATGGCGTGTCGCGGTATCGGTGAAAAGATCAACCGTATGTTAGAAGCACAACAAGAAATTCACAAACTACGTAACTTCATTCAAGAAGTCTACAATGTAGGTGAGTCTCGTCAAGTAGTTGATGTTGCAAGCTTCTCTGATGACGAAGTTTTACGCTTAGCAGGTAACTTACGTGCTGGTCTACCAATTGCTACACCAGCATTTGATGGCGCTGCAGAGAAAGAAATTAAAGAGTTATTCGTGCTTGCTGATATGCCACAAAGTGGTCAGTTCGTATTAACTGATGGCCGTACCGGTCGTGAGTTTGAACGTCCTGTTACTGTTGGTTATATGTATATGTTGAAACTAAACCATTTAGTTGATGACAAAATGCATGCTCGTTCAACTGGTTCTTACTCACTCGTAACTCAGCAACCACTTGGTGGTAAAGCTCAGTTCGGTGGTCAGCGTTTCGGTGAGATGGAAGTGTGGGCACTTGAAGCATATGGTGCTGCTTATACCTTGCAAGAAATGCTTACGGTTAAGTCTGATGATGTTAACGGTCGTACTAAGATGTATAAAAACTTAGTAGATGGTGATCATCGCATGGAACCAGGTATTCCTGAGTCATTCAACGTATTGTTGAAAGAAATCCGCTCGTTAGGTATTAACATCGAGTTGGACAAAGACTAG
- the rplL gene encoding 50S ribosomal protein L7/L12, whose amino-acid sequence MSISKDDILNAVAEMSVMDVVALIEAMEEKFGVSASAAVAAAGPAEAADEQTEFNVVMTSFGEKKVAVIKAVRGATGLGLKEAKDLVESLGVVKEGVEKAEAEELKKTLEEAGASVEIK is encoded by the coding sequence ATGTCTATTTCTAAAGACGATATCTTAAACGCAGTTGCTGAAATGTCAGTAATGGACGTTGTTGCTTTAATCGAAGCAATGGAAGAAAAATTTGGTGTTTCTGCTTCTGCTGCTGTTGCAGCTGCTGGACCTGCTGAAGCTGCTGACGAACAAACTGAGTTTAACGTTGTTATGACTAGCTTCGGTGAGAAGAAAGTTGCAGTAATCAAAGCAGTTCGTGGCGCTACAGGTTTAGGCCTTAAAGAAGCTAAAGACTTAGTTGAATCTCTTGGCGTTGTTAAAGAAGGCGTAGAGAAAGCTGAAGCTGAAGAACTTAAGAAAACTCTTGAAGAAGCTGGTGCTTCTGTTGAGATCAAATAA
- the rpsG gene encoding 30S ribosomal protein S7: MPRRRVVGQRKILPDPKFHNELLAKFINILMVDGKKSTAEKIVYGALDILAQKSEKDQLELFEEALDNIRPSVEVKSRRVGGSTYQVPVEVRPVRRNALAMRWLVEAARKRGEKSMAQRLANEMLDASDSKGSAVKKREDVHRMADANKAFAHYRW, encoded by the coding sequence ATGCCAAGAAGACGCGTCGTTGGGCAACGTAAAATATTGCCAGATCCTAAGTTCCATAACGAACTTTTAGCAAAATTCATCAACATCCTTATGGTTGATGGTAAGAAATCTACTGCCGAAAAAATTGTTTACGGTGCATTAGATATTTTAGCTCAGAAATCTGAAAAAGATCAATTAGAGCTTTTCGAAGAAGCTTTAGATAACATCCGCCCATCTGTCGAAGTTAAATCTCGTCGTGTTGGTGGTTCTACTTATCAGGTTCCAGTTGAAGTACGTCCAGTGCGTCGTAATGCTCTAGCCATGCGTTGGTTAGTTGAAGCAGCTCGTAAACGTGGTGAAAAATCAATGGCTCAGCGCCTAGCTAACGAAATGTTAGATGCGTCTGATAGCAAAGGTTCAGCGGTTAAGAAACGTGAAGACGTTCACCGTATGGCTGACGCTAACAAAGCATTCGCTCACTACCGCTGGTAA